A stretch of the Uranotaenia lowii strain MFRU-FL chromosome 3, ASM2978415v1, whole genome shotgun sequence genome encodes the following:
- the LOC129752236 gene encoding uncharacterized protein LOC129752236, with translation MIAKFYHFKLIHGGIRVTLAAMREKYWPINGRRTIRNVMRNCFRCARASPAPENQQTGQLPAHRVTPQRPFAVTGVDFAGPVYLKPAHKRAAATKAYICIFVCFVTKAVHIELVSNLASSGFLATFRRFVGRRGPPAHVYSDNGRNFLGVKNELEAIQKLNATDTESFFDYCATEGISWHLNPPKAAHFGGLWEAAVKVCKKQMYRQLGDSKLSFEDLTTILVQIEASMNSRPLVQMSEDPNDFACLTPGHFLIGDLMGSVPEFDIRDVPINLLDHNQHLQRMYQNFWHNWRTEYLQEMQRETKTCDPNTNLQPGRLVAIVDEFQIPVKWPLGRIVSVHPGEDGLIRVVTLKTAKGFVKRPVTKVCLLPQETPEEASALNANVAPRKENPANGEILPSNEEILPSNEENPADNDAAAKDVQ, from the coding sequence ATGATTGCCAAATTCTATCACTTCAAACTTATACATGGTGGAATCCGAGTTACTCTGGCTGCAATGCGTGAAAAATACTGGCCGATCAACGGAAGAAGAACGATTCGGAATGTGATGCGAAACTGCTTTAGATGCGCCCGAGCTAGTCCCGCTCCAGAGAATCAACAAACTGGCCAACTACCCGCACATCGAGTGACACCGCAGAGACCTTTTGCAGTGACAGGAGTGGATTTTGCCGGCCCGGTCTACCTAAAACCTGCGCATAAACGAGCGGCTGCGACTAAGGCGTACATATGTATCTTCGTGTGTTTCGTAACAAAGGCGGTACACATCGAGCTAGTAAGCAACTTGGCATCATCTGGTTTCCTGGCTACATTTCGTCGATTCGTTGGCCGTCGTGGCCCACCAGCGCACGTTTATTCCGATAATGGCAGGAACTTCTTAGGAGTCAAAAATGAACTGGAGGCCATTCAAAAACTAAACGCGACCGACACAGAATCATTTTTTGATTACTGTGCAACGGAAGGTATAAGCTGGCATCTCAACCCACCTAAAGCAGCACACTTTGGTGGTCTCTGGGAAGCTGCAGTAAAGGTATGCAAGAAGCAGATGTACCGACAGTTAGGTGATTCCAAACTAAGCTTCGAAGATCTAACAACCATTTTGGTGCAAATCGAGGCCAGTATGAATTCCCGCCCATTAGTCCAAATGTCCGAGGATCCTAACGATTTCGCTTGTTTGACCCCTGGGCATTTTCTCATCGGCGACCTTATGGGATCTGTTCCAGAATTTGATATTCGTGATGTTCCGATTAATCTCCTCGACCATAACCAACACCTGCAGCGGATGTATCAGAACTTTTGGCACAACTGGAGAACCGAGTATCTTCAAGAGATGCAGCGTGAAACGAAAACTTGTGATCCTAACACAAATTTGCAGCCTGGGCGTCTGGTGGCCATTGTCGACGAGTTTCAGATTCCTGTGAAATGGCCACTTGGAAGAATCGTTTCCGTACATCCCGGCGAAGATGGATTGATTCGAGTTGTTACTCTCAAAACAGCCAAGGGTTTTGTGAAACGTCCTGTGACGAAGGTATGCTTGCTTCCACAAGAAACCCCTGAAGAAGCTTCCGCACTGAATGCAAACGTCGCACCAAGGAAAGAGAATCCAGCCAACGGAGAAATCCTGCCATCCAACGAAGAAATCCTGCCATCCAACGAAGAAAATCCAGCCGACAACGATGCAGCAGCCAAAGATGTCCAGTAG
- the LOC129752235 gene encoding uncharacterized protein LOC129752235, whose amino-acid sequence MEEANKKERATLRRSTLVASLGRADKFLAEFIEERDKLEVAVRFGQPAATNGSGLRGLKLPTISLPEFSGDYKYWRGFYDTFFALIHNNPDVPDIQKFHYLKAAVKGEASQLIESIDISAADYQSTWEALVDRYSNDYVMKKKRLQELFDVPKMKVETADSLHRIVDIFERHVKALNQMGEPTEQWSTILEHMLCNRLHDETLKAWEDFASNLTQPTYSGLIEFLHRRNRVLESITVNHSPPSQRSAVCNQISAPMRYNSGVYAGTNSLKCHACDQSHPLMKCPTFVRMSLEEKLNVVNSKRLCFNCFRRTHQVRNCPNHESCRICHGRHHSMLHPGYVSETGESRPARNVHSVNITNGEEEIASETSSCLHVNVAGKCIFMPTAIVTIVDCYGREHLARAVLDCASQVNLISSKLAQTLCLQRKYVNLIVKGVGDQPKRAKHSVATQIRSLKEDFQIDVDFVILEKLTPKLPSHDISVDRWNVPCHIQLADPQFFKSKEIDVLISNEHFFSLFKTTDRIVLGPSLPMLVDSVFGWLVCGAANLETESNLKTACHVEVMSLISLEQALKKFWMLEEPIVRSNLTAQEKTCETHYTNHVSRQADGRYVVRMPRHDDFDNMIGESRTNAMKRFFATERRLEADENLKTAYHEFMREYIGLGHMQQVNPNSPQSNNVFYLPHHPVFKEDSTTTKTRVVFDGSAKSSSGYSLNDALLVGPVIQDDLISLILRFRTYPFVIVADIEKMYRQVLIHPDETSLQRIFWRFDKNAPLQEFELSTVTYGLSPSSFLATRTLLQLANEDGHRYPLGKAALTKGFYIDDCIYGAETIAVTLQTRDELIHLLEKGKFTLRKFASNNFKILEGLSPDKLGTRPTHQFDTSVKTLGIVWKPEKDILCFDSRLKPTAGTVTKRAILSSISQLFDPLGLVAPIVVRGKMIMQQIFLLSCGWDDEVSESIKEKWQQYVDELPKLQQFHLNRLVLLPGSEIQLHTFTDASEMAYGCCIYWLRAPPNTWKTFVANRVSEIQTETQGSRWDHVPGKTNPADLVSRGQNIDKFIESSLWKYGPHWLTLSRDKWPISSIPEYPENGTERRKQFVVATVNCSTSYTPIFTNFKSLNRLTRIPTLHKTNSFFLTN is encoded by the exons ATGGAGGAAGCGAATAAGAAGGAGCGTGCCACACTACGACGTTCAACACTGGTTGCCTCATTAGGAAGAGCTGACAAGTTCCTGGCCGAGTTCATCGAGGAGCGGGACAAGCTTGAGGTCGCAGTGCGATTTGGACAACCTGCGGCAACA AATGGTTCTGGTCTTAGGGGTTTGAAGTTGCCGACAATTTCTTTACCTGAGTTCTCCGGCGATTACAAGTATTGGCGTGGTTTCTATGACACATTTTTTGCCCTGATTCACAATAATCCTGATGTCCCTGATATCCAAAAATTCCACTATCTCAAAGCAGCAGTTAAAGGTGAAGCATCTCAGTTGATCGAATCCATTGATATCAGCGCAGCAGACTACCAGTCTACGTGGGAAGCTTTAGTTGATCGATATTCGAATGACTACGTGATGAAGAAGAAGCGGTTACAAGAGCTGTTCGATGTTCCAAAAATGAAAGTTGAAACTGCCGATTCGCTGCATAGAATTGTAGACATTTTTGAAAGACACGTGAAGGCATTGAATCAAATGGGAGAGCCTACTGAACAATGGAGCACTATTTTAGAGCATATGCTTTGCAACCGTTTGCACGATGAAACTTTGAAGGCGTGGGAAGATTTTGCGTCAAATTTGACCCAACCGACATACTCAGGGCTGATAGAATTTTTGCATAGGCGAAATCGTGTATTGGAATCAATAACCGTTAATCATTCTCCTCCTTCGCAACGCTCCGCTGTGTGTAATCAAATTTCCGCTCCTATGCGATATAACTCCGGGGTTTATGCAGGCACCAATTCACTTAAATGTCATGCATGTGATCAGAGTCATCCCCTGATGAAATGTCCAACCTTTGTGAGGATGTCTCTTGAGGAAAAATTGAACGTGGTGAATTCCAAACGTCTCTGTTTCAACTGTTTTCGTCGTACCCATCAAGTGAGAAACTGTCCCAACCATGAAAGTTGTCGAATATGCCACGGCCGCCACCACTCAATGTTACATCCAGGTTATGTTAGCGAAACCGGTGAGTCTCGTCCGGCGAGAAACGTCCACTCTGTCAACATCACGAATGGCGAAGAAGAAATTGCTTCAGAGACGTCATCGTGCTTGCATGTTAATGTTGCTGGGAAATGTATTTTCATGCCTACTGCGATTGTAACTATCGTTGATTGCTATGGGAGAGAACATCTGGCTCGAGCAGTTCTTGACTGTGCATCTCAAGTCAATTTGATAAGTAGTAAGCTGGCCCAAACCCTTTGCCTGCAAAGAAAATATGTTAATTTGATTGTAAAAGGTGTTGGAGACCAACCTAAAAGAGCCAAGCATAGTGTCGCTACACAAATACGATCTCTGAAGGAAGATTTTCAAATTGACGTTGACTTTGTAATTCTTGAAAAGCTAACACCAAAACTACCGTCGCATGACATATCAGTAGATCGATGGAACGTTCCCTGCCACATACAATTAGCCGACCCACAGTTCTTCAAAAGCAAAGAGATTGATGTTTTGATAAGCAACGAACATttcttttcattattcaaaaccaCCGATAGAATTGTTCTTGGTCCATCTTTGCCAATGTTGGTCGACAGCGTATTCGGTTGGTTAGTGTGTGGAGCAGCGAATCTGGAAACGGAATCAAACTTGAAAACAGCATGTCACGTCGAGGTTATGTCACTTATTTCACTGGAGcaagcattgaaaaaattttggatgttaGAGGAGCCGATTGTTCGATCGAATCTCACTGCCCAAGAGAAAACATGTGAAACGCATTACACCAATCATGTTTCCCGCCAAGCAGATGGAAGGTATGTTGTACGAATGCCACGACATGATGATTTCGACAACATGATAGGGGAGTCCCGGACCAATGCCATGAAACGATTTTTTGCTACAGAAAGGCGCTTAGAGgctgatgaaaatttgaaaacggcATATCATGAATTCATGCGAGAATATATTGGTTTAGGACACATGCAACAAGTAAATCCAAACTCTCCTCAATCAAACAACGTATTCTACCTCCCACACCACCCAGTTTTCAAAGAAGACAGTACCACAACGAAAACAAGAGTTGTCTTTGACGGTTCAGCAAAATCTTCATCCGGTTACTCCCTTAACGACGCTTTGTTAGTGGGTCCTGTGATACAAGATGACCTCATATCATTAATCTTACGATTTAGAACCTATCCGTTTGTTATCGTTGCCGATATAGAGAAAATGTACCGTCAAGTTCTCATCCATCCTGATGAAACTTCCCTGCAAAGAATTTTTTGgagatttgataaaaatgcaCCATTACAAGAATTTGAACTGTCGACTGTTACTTATGGTTTAAGCCCATCGTCTTTCCTCGCAACACGCACTCTTTTGCAATTAGCAAATGAAGATGGTCATCGATACCCTTTGGGAAAAGCTGCCTTGACCAAGGGCTTCTACATAGATGATTGTATTTATGGAGCTGAAACAATAGCTGTGACTTTGCAAACACGAGACGAGCTCATCCATCTACTAGAGAAGGGAAAATTCACTTTGCGAAAATTTGcttcaaacaatttcaaaattttagaaggtTTATCACCTGATAAGCTTGGCACTCGTCCCACACATCAATTTGATACGAGTGTGAAAACTTTGGGCATAGTTTGGAAGCCGGAAAAGGATATTCTGTGTTTTGATTCCCGTTTGAAACCGACTGCAGGAACGGTGACGAAACGTGCAATTCTTTCTTCGATTTCTCAGTTGTTCGATCCGCTAGGACTTGTGGCACCAATAGTCGTACGAGGCAAAATGATAATGCAGCAAATTTTTCTACTTTCTTGTGGTTGGGACGACGAAGTTTCCGAATCGATCAAAGAAAAGTGGCAGCAATATGTAGATGAACTTCCCAAACTGCAGCAATTCCATCTGAACCGATTAGTTTTACTTCCTGGCTCTGAAATCCAATTACACACCTTCACCGATGCTTCAGAGATGGCGTATGGATGCTGCATTTAT TGGCTCAGGGCACCTCCCAACACTTGGAAGACTTTTGTGGCCAACAGAGTTTCAGAGATCCAAACTGAAACTCAGGGTTCTCGTTGGGATCACGTTCCTGGAAAAACTAACCCGGCTGACCTAGTATCGAGAGGTCAAAACATTGATAAATTCATCGAAAGTTCACTGTGGAAATATGGTCCTCATTGGCTCACATTATCTAGAGACAAATGGCCGATATCGAGCATTCCTGAGTATCCAGAAAACGGAACCGAACGTAGAAAGCAGTTTGTAGTTGCCACTGTTAATTGTTCTACCTCTTACACTCCAATCTTCACCAACTTCAAAAGTCTGAACCGACTCACACGA ATCCCCACGCTTCACAAGACCAACAGCTTCTTCCTGACGAATTAG